A region of the Gallaecimonas mangrovi genome:
TAATACCCAGGCCTTCAAAAATGCAACGCTGGGAAGGAGAATGAATCAAAATATCCAATTTGGCATGGGGATACTTTGCTTTTAGTTGCCGCAAAAACGGGATCAAAAACAGCATATTGCCAATGCGCTTATTACTACGCATCACCAAAATCTTTTTAACTTGCTGCGCCGGAACGGCCTCGACCTTTGTACGAGAACAACGGCTTAACAGTTTAAAAAGCAGGGTTTCCAGCCAACGGCTGTTACGACGCCTTGCCTTATCAAAATTGCGAAAATGGTCCCGTAATGTCGTCATATTTTGCAGCTCGCTTTATTGGTTTTACAGCCTCTTTTTTCGCGTCCTGCGACAAACTCCGTGCTCCCCTCGCAAGGTATTTAGCGTCACCGGTTGTTAATGTCTTGAGCACTGAACATGTACTTTTCATTAAATCTGTGACGCAAGTAGCCCGATCCCACCTCAGGCTAGGAAACAGTGATAAAGCAAATTCCTTAGGATTTACTTAAGGGGCTGTTTTGGAGTGCAGGTTTTCTGCGCCAGATCTCAAAAAGTGGCCAGCCCCGCTCAAAAAACAGCCAAAAAAGCTCGCATGGCAAAAATATCAGCCGTCAGAAAGGCAATATAAACTATTAAAAATCAATAGCTTAAATGGAAAGGTAAGCAGAAGGTATCTCTTGCGTTCTCTTCGTAAAGTGAGTGACATCAAAAACGGCTTTGGAAGAGCCCAGCGGAGATAACAAGATGACACAGTCACCTAAACCCCCGGCACAACAAGAGTCACAAAGTGGATTTCACTTGTTGTCAGCAGCCAACGAAGAAGATCTACTACGCATGGTTGTGCGACAAATGCAGGACCCAATGTTACAACTCACCACCGACGGCACCGTCATTTATGTGAACAGCGCCGCCGAGACGTTACTGGGTAAACCTGCCGCTCACTTTATTGGCCAGAAATGGCAGCACTGGGTTAGCGCTCCGTGGCAAGAGCGGTTCAACGATATCTTTTTAAAGAAAAATAATAAGCTGGAACACCAGATTATTCCCACTACCGAAATGACCATTAAATTTAACGACCGCGACATTCTTCCAGCCAATGTGTCCATGTCGTTTATTCCGTCGAAAAATGCCTGCTTTTTAATAACCCTGCAAGATTTAAGTAGCCACAAAAATGAGGTGCAAAAGCTTTTCCAACTGGCATCAACCGACAGCCTGACCAGCCTGGCCAATCGC
Encoded here:
- a CDS encoding sensor domain-containing diguanylate cyclase gives rise to the protein MTQSPKPPAQQESQSGFHLLSAANEEDLLRMVVRQMQDPMLQLTTDGTVIYVNSAAETLLGKPAAHFIGQKWQHWVSAPWQERFNDIFLKKNNKLEHQIIPTTEMTIKFNDRDILPANVSMSFIPSKNACFLITLQDLSSHKNEVQKLFQLASTDSLTSLANRRTFLDVLETQWQKYRQQRRPISAIMIDVDFFKIFNDQYGHIHGDKCLQRIAKELTAILPDKECLAARYGGEEFTILLPGHTSAQAQKVAQDLRDKINHLDFCKAGLGSDVCITVSQGIATETNGQYRTAEALLFAADTALYRAKADGRDRVNISM